In Bacillus toyonensis BCT-7112, a single window of DNA contains:
- the amyS gene encoding alpha-amylase: protein MLKRITVVCLLFILLFPNIYGRNKAEAATINNGTLMQYFEWYAPNDGNHWNRLRYDAESLAHKGITSVWIPPAYKGTSQNDVGYGAYDLYDLGEFNQKGTVRTKYGTKAQLKSAIDALHKQNIDVYGDVVMNHKGGADYTETVTAVEVDRNNRNIEVSGDYEISAWTGFNFPGRRDAYSNFKWKWYHFDGTDWDEGRKLNRIYKFRGIGKAWDWEVSSENGNYDYLMYADLDFDHPDVANEMKSWGTWYANELNLDGFRLDAVKHIDHEYLRDWVNHVRQQTGKEMFTVAEYWQNDIQTLNNYLAKVNYNQSVFDAPLHYNFHYASTGNGNYDMRNILNGTVMKNHPALAVTLVENHDSQPGQSLESVVSPWFKPLAYAFILTRAEGYPSVFYGDYYGTSGNSSYEIPALKDKIDPILTARKNFAYGTQRDYLDHPDVIGWTREGDSVHAKSGLAALISDGPGGSKWMDVGKNNAGEVWYDITGNQTNTVTINKDGWGQFHVSGGSVSIYVQQ, encoded by the coding sequence ATGTTGAAAAGGATTACGGTAGTCTGTTTATTATTTATTTTGCTTTTTCCTAATATATATGGGAGGAATAAGGCGGAAGCAGCAACGATAAATAATGGAACATTAATGCAGTATTTTGAGTGGTACGCTCCGAATGATGGGAATCATTGGAATCGTTTGCGTTATGATGCTGAAAGTTTAGCTCATAAGGGAATCACATCTGTATGGATACCACCTGCATATAAAGGGACTTCGCAAAATGATGTAGGGTATGGGGCCTATGATTTATACGATTTAGGGGAGTTCAATCAAAAAGGTACGGTGCGGACGAAATATGGGACAAAGGCACAGTTGAAATCTGCAATTGACGCTTTACATAAGCAAAACATCGACGTATACGGTGATGTAGTTATGAATCATAAAGGTGGGGCTGATTATACTGAAACCGTAACAGCTGTTGAGGTAGACCGTAACAATCGAAATATTGAAGTATCAGGTGATTATGAAATTAGTGCGTGGACGGGTTTTAACTTTCCAGGGCGCAGAGATGCTTATTCTAATTTCAAATGGAAATGGTATCATTTTGACGGAACGGATTGGGATGAAGGAAGGAAATTAAACCGAATTTATAAATTTAGGGGTATAGGTAAAGCGTGGGACTGGGAAGTGTCTAGCGAAAATGGAAATTATGATTATTTGATGTATGCAGATCTTGATTTTGATCATCCAGATGTTGCGAATGAAATGAAAAGTTGGGGAACGTGGTATGCGAATGAATTAAATTTAGATGGATTTCGTTTAGATGCTGTTAAACATATTGATCATGAATATTTACGCGATTGGGTAAATCATGTCAGACAGCAAACGGGGAAAGAAATGTTTACGGTGGCTGAATATTGGCAAAATGATATCCAGACTTTAAACAATTATTTGGCGAAAGTCAATTATAATCAATCTGTATTTGATGCACCGCTTCATTACAATTTTCATTATGCTTCAACAGGAAATGGGAATTATGATATGAGAAATATTTTAAATGGAACAGTAATGAAAAATCATCCTGCACTCGCAGTTACTCTCGTTGAGAATCATGATTCTCAACCTGGGCAATCATTGGAATCTGTAGTAAGTCCGTGGTTTAAGCCGCTGGCATATGCATTTATTTTAACTCGTGCAGAGGGCTATCCTTCAGTTTTTTATGGTGATTACTATGGGACAAGCGGAAATAGTAGTTATGAAATTCCAGCGTTAAAAGATAAAATTGATCCAATTTTGACGGCACGAAAAAACTTTGCATATGGTACGCAGCGTGATTATTTAGACCATCCAGATGTGATTGGCTGGACAAGAGAAGGCGATAGTGTACATGCTAAGTCTGGTTTAGCGGCATTAATCTCCGATGGACCAGGAGGATCAAAGTGGATGGATGTTGGAAAGAATAACGCTGGGGAAGTATGGTACGATATTACGGGTAATCAAACAAATACTGTAACAATTAATAAAGATGGATGGGGGCAATTCCATGTAAGTGGAGGCTCTGTTTCCATATATGTTCAACAGTAA
- a CDS encoding agmatine deiminase family protein produces the protein MRNIENSLFYMPAEWEKHEGTWLQWPHDKTHRGEGYRAKLDDIWVTMAKELHYGENVHIVVYDEEEKTHVQSKLIEENVNMDKIDFLVQETDDIWIRDNGPIFVKDKEENLCLTHWIFNGWGDKYPYENDAVIPDEISEMYSIPKVAASVCLEGGGIEINGNGTLMAAKTSIINENRNPTLSQEEIEMELTKYLGVTNFIWITGIRGEDNYDEDTDYHIDGAARFVNENTILYEYDPFGEGEAYLLDAQEKHYQELRQARNIDGSPFQLLPVPVTRKVVKEADCKGSYLNFYIGNEVVLVPIYGDEHDKLGLQIIEGQFPGRRIVGIHVNALYAYGGMIHCVTQQHVE, from the coding sequence ATGAGAAATATAGAAAATAGTTTGTTTTATATGCCTGCAGAATGGGAGAAACATGAGGGGACATGGCTCCAATGGCCTCATGATAAAACGCATAGAGGTGAAGGTTACAGAGCTAAGTTAGATGATATTTGGGTAACGATGGCGAAGGAGCTTCATTACGGAGAGAATGTGCATATTGTTGTATATGATGAAGAAGAAAAAACACATGTCCAATCGAAGCTAATTGAAGAGAACGTAAATATGGATAAAATTGATTTTTTAGTTCAAGAAACTGATGATATATGGATAAGAGATAATGGACCGATATTTGTAAAAGATAAGGAAGAAAATCTCTGCTTAACGCACTGGATTTTTAATGGTTGGGGGGATAAATATCCGTATGAAAATGATGCTGTTATTCCGGACGAAATAAGTGAAATGTATAGTATCCCAAAAGTTGCAGCAAGTGTTTGTCTAGAAGGTGGAGGAATAGAGATAAACGGAAACGGGACCTTAATGGCGGCAAAAACTTCTATTATAAATGAAAATCGAAATCCTACACTAAGTCAGGAAGAGATTGAAATGGAGTTAACGAAGTATTTAGGGGTAACGAATTTTATATGGATAACTGGTATTCGTGGTGAAGATAATTATGATGAAGATACGGATTATCATATTGATGGGGCAGCACGTTTTGTAAATGAAAATACGATTCTTTATGAATATGATCCTTTCGGGGAAGGAGAGGCGTACCTTTTGGATGCGCAAGAAAAGCATTATCAAGAATTGCGACAAGCGAGAAATATAGATGGAAGTCCATTTCAACTCCTCCCAGTACCAGTAACAAGAAAAGTGGTAAAAGAGGCAGACTGTAAAGGTTCGTATTTGAATTTCTATATTGGAAATGAAGTTGTATTGGTTCCTATATACGGTGATGAACATGATAAGTTAGGACTGCAAATCATTGAAGGGCAGTTTCCAGGAAGAAGAATCGTTGGTATTCATGTAAATGCACTGTATGCGTATGGTGGTATGATTCATTGTGTGACGCAGCAACATGTAGAATAA
- a CDS encoding amidohydrolase has product MKRKIMIICLILSMVWISACTPEVGEGENGSSALPSQLPKNVVFKNGTIYTSNEKQEMAEAIEIKDGKITFVGSNKDVEKLINKDTKVINLQGRQLLPGFVDNHNHIFEAKSPAAGNCSVSPDAALQEQRSYLNACKKDVKDGEWISGTGFSLEELLKNMDEKSEQQTPLQVLDELFPNNPVIIMERTSHSVWVNSKALELAGINKDTKDPQGGRIIRDPETGEPFGILYDTAGDIVMEKAWNAQPNLFEKNYEGLLDGLDEVAKNGITTVGDGRLYWKRGWLDVWNKVNDEKKLTSRVVLRPWVYPNLNEAEQIEYFQKIKRDDLSSRMLINQVKMYSDGISINSTAKTLEKYKFEWFKGTPYGLNYIPEEKMKWWLTELNKLGYGALIHTIGDSGVRESLNAIEAAKKEGAKQPYTLTHVEMVEDSDMKRFAHLGVSADFQVGHDFAEDPKQSWASTYFTAQQMKRIMPLGQIWKTGANVSLSSDWDVNELNPLVTISNALSIDEKGLSNVQAAIDAYTIKPAKALGLDKITGSIEVGKSADIVILNEDITKMSVDKIPSVKVLMTVLQGEVVYHKGE; this is encoded by the coding sequence ATGAAAAGAAAAATCATGATTATTTGTTTGATTCTAAGTATGGTATGGATTTCAGCGTGTACGCCTGAAGTAGGAGAAGGTGAGAATGGTAGCTCTGCTCTACCTAGTCAGTTGCCCAAAAATGTAGTGTTTAAAAATGGTACAATTTACACTTCTAATGAAAAGCAAGAAATGGCAGAAGCTATAGAGATTAAAGATGGGAAAATTACTTTTGTCGGTTCAAATAAGGATGTAGAAAAATTGATTAATAAAGATACGAAAGTGATAAATCTACAAGGACGTCAACTTCTTCCTGGTTTTGTGGATAATCATAATCATATTTTTGAAGCGAAATCACCAGCAGCAGGGAATTGTAGTGTCTCACCAGATGCTGCGTTGCAAGAACAACGCTCGTATTTAAATGCTTGTAAAAAAGATGTGAAAGATGGGGAATGGATAAGTGGAACAGGATTTAGTTTGGAAGAGCTGTTAAAAAATATGGATGAAAAGTCAGAACAACAAACGCCATTACAAGTTCTTGATGAGCTATTTCCTAATAACCCAGTAATAATTATGGAAAGAACCTCTCATTCTGTATGGGTTAACTCGAAAGCATTGGAGTTGGCTGGGATAAATAAAGATACGAAAGATCCACAAGGTGGAAGAATTATTCGGGATCCAGAAACAGGAGAACCGTTTGGTATTCTTTATGATACAGCTGGAGATATCGTAATGGAAAAAGCATGGAATGCCCAACCGAATTTGTTCGAAAAAAATTATGAAGGTTTGCTGGACGGCTTAGATGAAGTTGCGAAGAATGGTATTACTACAGTGGGGGATGGACGTCTCTATTGGAAACGAGGCTGGTTAGATGTTTGGAATAAAGTAAATGATGAGAAAAAGTTAACGTCACGGGTAGTACTTCGTCCGTGGGTGTATCCGAACTTAAATGAAGCAGAACAAATCGAGTATTTCCAAAAGATTAAGCGAGATGATTTGTCATCACGCATGCTTATTAATCAAGTGAAGATGTATAGTGATGGAATTAGTATTAACAGTACAGCGAAAACGCTTGAAAAATATAAATTTGAGTGGTTTAAAGGAACCCCGTATGGTTTGAACTATATTCCAGAAGAAAAAATGAAATGGTGGTTAACTGAACTTAATAAACTTGGTTACGGTGCACTTATTCACACAATTGGAGATAGTGGAGTAAGAGAGAGTTTAAATGCAATTGAAGCAGCGAAAAAAGAAGGGGCAAAACAGCCGTATACGCTTACGCACGTGGAAATGGTAGAAGATAGTGATATGAAGCGTTTTGCTCATTTAGGAGTTAGCGCTGATTTTCAAGTCGGTCATGATTTTGCGGAAGATCCTAAACAAAGCTGGGCAAGTACGTATTTTACAGCCCAGCAAATGAAACGAATTATGCCGTTAGGACAAATTTGGAAAACAGGTGCAAATGTATCACTTAGTAGTGATTGGGATGTAAATGAATTGAATCCACTTGTGACGATTTCGAACGCATTAAGTATTGATGAGAAAGGCTTGTCTAATGTACAGGCTGCTATTGATGCTTATACAATTAAGCCAGCTAAGGCACTAGGACTTGATAAGATTACTGGCTCAATTGAAGTAGGAAAATCGGCTGATATCGTAATACTAAATGAGGATATTACTAAAATGAGTGTCGATAAGATTCCGAGTGTGAAAGTATTAATGACAGTTTTACAAGGAGAAGTAGTGTATCACAAGGGAGAATAA
- a CDS encoding arylamine N-acetyltransferase family protein gives MTDFQKQFFARLHIEEKETISFEDLSQLMYGMAQTVPFENLNVLENNFKEISKENLKEKILVNNRGGLCYELNPTMYYFLKDFGLDVYLVSGTVYNAANSIWAVDSGHIATVLKHHHELYLIEVGFGSYLPLAPVPFSGEVVHSVTGDYRIRKETTEKGNYILEMRKNNEFLDQSSADDWTLGYAFYIEEVDETKANTAQKIIVEHEGSPFNKVPLIVKLTHDGHVSLTKDRLTITKDGTKSKEEVTDEQYTNLLHSKFGITL, from the coding sequence ATGACAGACTTTCAAAAACAATTTTTCGCACGTTTACATATAGAAGAAAAAGAAACCATATCATTTGAAGATTTATCTCAACTTATGTATGGAATGGCGCAAACTGTTCCATTTGAAAATTTAAATGTTCTCGAAAATAACTTTAAAGAAATATCAAAAGAGAATTTAAAAGAAAAAATTTTAGTAAACAACCGTGGCGGTCTTTGTTATGAACTAAATCCTACTATGTATTACTTTCTTAAAGACTTTGGATTGGATGTTTATTTAGTTTCAGGAACAGTTTACAATGCTGCGAACTCTATATGGGCTGTCGATTCCGGACATATCGCAACTGTTTTAAAACATCATCATGAACTTTATTTAATTGAAGTGGGGTTCGGATCATACTTACCTCTTGCACCTGTTCCTTTCTCAGGTGAAGTCGTTCACTCAGTAACAGGAGATTATCGTATTCGCAAAGAAACAACTGAAAAAGGAAATTACATTTTAGAAATGCGTAAAAACAATGAGTTTCTAGATCAATCTTCTGCTGATGATTGGACATTAGGCTATGCATTTTATATAGAAGAAGTGGATGAAACGAAAGCGAATACAGCACAAAAAATCATCGTTGAACATGAGGGCTCACCATTTAACAAAGTACCTCTTATTGTAAAACTTACACATGACGGACACGTTTCTTTAACAAAAGATCGTCTTACAATAACAAAGGACGGTACAAAATCTAAAGAAGAAGTTACAGACGAGCAATATACAAACCTTTTACATTCGAAGTTCGGAATTACACTATAA
- a CDS encoding agmatine deiminase family protein — protein MEQKHSGIIFTAIPDESNEYYQPLYEDIIYFNEYLNEKKSFTDQLISLSVEEQDFHTNFFEYDDIWLRDVAPVITNHLVKFKYYPNYLPEDQGRYLDQQFNKWLNKNEFEYVKSPLILDGGNLIWNKKDTVILTERIFDDNDDWTEEEIIEQLEWDLDVSRVIIIPAEEGDVLAHADGMVKFIDEHTMFISDFLGDNEFRYHVQEIIQEQMPEAEFIVVPSSYTEKGQYDQEIASAKGLYINMLETCDALYVPKFGLAKDGEVLRYIQQHTEKQVIQIHVGEISTMGGAMNCLTWYCPSHLLPSKMKRLSSQGESSSIRKIFDWF, from the coding sequence ATGGAACAAAAACATAGTGGCATTATTTTTACTGCAATACCAGACGAATCGAATGAATATTATCAACCATTGTATGAAGACATTATTTACTTTAATGAATACTTAAATGAAAAAAAATCATTTACCGATCAACTTATATCTTTATCTGTTGAAGAGCAAGACTTTCATACAAACTTCTTTGAGTATGATGATATTTGGCTAAGAGATGTTGCGCCAGTTATAACGAATCATCTTGTTAAATTTAAATATTACCCAAACTATTTACCAGAGGATCAAGGGCGATATTTAGATCAACAATTTAATAAATGGTTGAACAAAAATGAATTTGAGTATGTGAAATCACCATTAATATTGGATGGTGGCAATCTTATTTGGAATAAAAAAGATACTGTTATATTAACAGAACGCATATTTGATGACAACGATGATTGGACGGAAGAGGAAATAATTGAGCAATTAGAGTGGGATTTAGATGTAAGCCGGGTTATTATTATTCCTGCTGAAGAAGGAGATGTACTTGCGCACGCGGACGGAATGGTTAAATTTATTGATGAACACACAATGTTTATTAGTGATTTTCTAGGTGATAATGAATTTAGATATCATGTGCAAGAGATTATTCAAGAGCAAATGCCAGAAGCTGAATTTATCGTTGTTCCTTCGTCATATACAGAGAAAGGGCAATATGATCAAGAAATTGCATCGGCAAAAGGTTTATATATAAATATGTTAGAAACATGTGACGCCCTTTATGTTCCTAAGTTTGGATTAGCAAAAGACGGGGAAGTTTTACGATATATTCAACAGCATACGGAAAAACAAGTCATTCAAATTCATGTAGGAGAAATATCGACTATGGGAGGTGCAATGAATTGTTTAACGTGGTATTGTCCGAGTCATTTATTGCCTTCAAAAATGAAAAGATTGAGCAGTCAGGGTGAAAGTTCTTCAATTAGAAAAATTTTTGATTGGTTTTAA
- the psiE gene encoding phosphate-starvation-inducible protein PsiE: protein MLKNLKIVFSFFPIVLQYILNVALICLGVVLSVFLVKEVIQFIQELKLNGEESSYHLIDSIVVFFLYFEFIVMIIKYFQMNFHFPLRYFIYIGITAIVRLIIINHDSPIDILLYACAILVLISALFIANSKIMRRDLE from the coding sequence GTGTTAAAGAACTTAAAAATAGTATTTTCGTTTTTCCCTATCGTTCTACAGTACATTTTAAATGTAGCTTTGATTTGTTTAGGGGTTGTTCTAAGTGTGTTTCTTGTGAAAGAAGTCATTCAATTTATACAAGAACTGAAATTAAATGGTGAGGAATCTAGTTATCATTTGATCGATAGTATCGTCGTATTCTTTTTATATTTTGAATTCATCGTAATGATTATAAAGTATTTTCAAATGAATTTTCATTTTCCATTACGATATTTTATATATATAGGTATAACAGCTATCGTTCGTCTCATTATTATAAATCATGATAGTCCAATAGATATATTGTTATACGCCTGCGCGATTCTTGTATTAATTAGTGCTTTATTCATTGCGAACTCTAAAATAATGCGTCGTGATTTAGAATAG
- a CDS encoding bestrophin family protein, whose amino-acid sequence MVHYNNQNSLHRIFTLKGTVIRDIFPQILLYMCISTVITVINYYYAEIKINQTPWVIVGGALGLLLVFRTNTAYDRYWEGRKLFGTIGASTRNLAVSFLCHWESEEKKTDQEKLKFLHLLIAFPKIAKGHLRDDKDLTEIKALLNICSEKEKEILAESIHLPISIVFMLKTILSKGLKTGRIHPNVIINMEADLNNLLTAVGGCDRIKTTPIPFAYFAHIKILLLIFCGTLPIGLVDSLGWFTVLATTFISFAFIGIEAIGVEIEDPFGQDPNDLPLEGICIGVETHVLDLCNQNGLLEVMDMNLDRKIS is encoded by the coding sequence ATGGTACATTACAATAATCAAAATAGTTTACATCGAATATTTACATTAAAGGGAACAGTTATAAGAGATATTTTCCCACAAATTTTATTATATATGTGCATTTCAACAGTAATCACTGTGATTAATTACTATTATGCAGAAATAAAAATTAATCAAACTCCTTGGGTAATTGTTGGAGGAGCTTTAGGTCTACTGTTAGTTTTTCGTACGAACACTGCCTATGATCGGTACTGGGAAGGTAGAAAGTTATTTGGCACGATTGGTGCTTCTACTAGAAACTTAGCAGTTAGTTTTTTATGTCATTGGGAGTCTGAAGAGAAAAAGACGGATCAGGAAAAGCTAAAATTTTTACATTTATTAATTGCTTTTCCTAAGATAGCGAAAGGGCATTTGAGAGACGATAAAGATCTAACTGAAATAAAAGCATTGCTTAATATTTGTTCCGAGAAGGAAAAGGAAATATTGGCGGAGTCTATTCATTTACCAATTAGTATAGTTTTTATGTTAAAAACTATACTATCAAAAGGTTTAAAAACGGGTCGAATTCATCCAAATGTAATAATTAATATGGAAGCTGATTTGAATAATTTGCTTACGGCTGTGGGTGGATGTGATCGTATTAAAACAACGCCTATCCCATTTGCATATTTTGCTCATATTAAAATTTTACTGCTCATATTTTGCGGGACTTTACCGATCGGGCTTGTTGATAGTCTTGGATGGTTTACAGTACTTGCAACTACGTTTATAAGTTTTGCATTTATAGGGATTGAAGCAATAGGGGTTGAAATTGAAGATCCATTTGGCCAGGACCCAAACGATCTTCCATTAGAAGGGATTTGTATAGGAGTAGAAACACATGTATTAGATTTATGTAATCAAAACGGTTTGCTCGAAGTAATGGATATGAATCTTGATAGAAAAATCAGCTAA
- a CDS encoding MerR family transcriptional regulator produces MYTITEFSRICKMSTRMLRHYDKEEILKPAYVNPVNGYRYYEQGQLEVALKIKKLREYKFPLPKIIIILQSADQDSFVEHMQSQIMELSHEVKQNLQVISEMNEIVNMNKGLNIARHRSYDILIGMRNEITVIAQKLQIDIDDMDDYFYDLYEQVQKNSFQIVGSPSTVFYDEEYIPNRSYIELRIPIMDEDNKGVLQECDIKRLKQHQIVTTLHYGSYDYIGYAYMALEEWVERNGYILESHPYEVYIKGPECDCLTEEYVTQICFLVTKIE; encoded by the coding sequence ATGTATACAATTACTGAATTTTCACGAATTTGTAAAATGAGTACACGGATGCTAAGGCATTATGACAAAGAAGAGATATTAAAACCAGCATATGTGAATCCGGTAAATGGATATAGATATTATGAACAAGGGCAGCTGGAAGTAGCGTTAAAAATTAAAAAGCTGAGGGAGTACAAGTTTCCTTTACCAAAAATTATAATCATTCTCCAGTCAGCAGATCAAGATTCGTTTGTTGAACATATGCAATCTCAAATTATGGAGTTATCTCATGAAGTGAAACAAAATTTACAGGTTATTTCAGAAATGAATGAAATAGTAAATATGAATAAAGGTCTAAATATTGCTCGCCATAGAAGTTACGATATATTAATTGGAATGAGAAATGAAATAACAGTAATTGCTCAAAAGTTACAAATAGATATAGACGATATGGATGATTATTTTTATGACTTATATGAACAAGTACAAAAAAATAGCTTTCAAATAGTCGGTTCTCCATCTACAGTTTTTTATGATGAAGAGTATATTCCAAATCGCAGCTATATAGAATTAAGAATTCCGATTATGGATGAAGATAATAAAGGTGTATTACAAGAGTGCGACATAAAAAGGTTAAAGCAGCATCAAATTGTTACCACTTTGCATTATGGCAGCTATGACTATATAGGTTATGCTTATATGGCGTTAGAAGAGTGGGTTGAAAGGAATGGCTATATACTAGAGAGTCATCCATATGAAGTCTATATAAAGGGACCAGAATGTGATTGTTTAACAGAAGAGTATGTGACACAAATTTGTTTTTTAGTTACGAAAATAGAATGA
- the pepF gene encoding oligoendopeptidase F encodes MTELKDRLQVPDNEKWKLTDIYDTIDDWENDYKKIEMLTIELKEFNGDIHDGNRLLAYLTKSEEISSILSLMFAYARLQSDLDTRDTDAQSLVDKVSQLHVKVSAAKSFFSPFLLSVEENTLHSYIEETEGLLYYKEDLFELYRYKKHVLNTDQEEILSQMGEALSSPQHTFGMLNNADISFGEVTNDDGKKVNLTRGMYSKLIEDENREKRKEAYKAYYKPYVQLKNSIASTLSSAIKNNVTVSKLRKYPSALEKSLFGDMVPKEVYENLIDTTKKNIQTLHTYNEIRKEKLNVDELRQYDLSVDLVQGVKQDIPYDEAFDTMIASLAPLGEKYIETLKGFKDKRYIDVRETPGKRSGAYNFGVYGVHPFILLNHHDDLNSLFTLTHECGHGMHTHYSHGYQPRISAHYSIFVAEVASTVNEVLLIHYLLKEAKETNVRNHLINYFIDSFKGTFFTQIMFAEFEKITHEMAEQGKPLNAQVFSEIYEKLFREYNGDSLVFDEEVKYGWSRIPHFYRPFYVYKYATGFASAIQIADKLLSGDPNAQKNYIEFLKGGSSDYPLNLLKKAGVDLTTPEPIESALNRFTQLVEEFSAL; translated from the coding sequence ATGACAGAACTTAAAGATCGATTACAAGTACCCGATAATGAAAAATGGAAGTTAACAGATATTTACGATACGATTGATGATTGGGAAAATGATTATAAAAAAATAGAAATGTTAACAATTGAACTAAAAGAATTTAATGGAGATATTCACGATGGCAATCGTTTATTAGCTTATTTAACAAAGAGTGAAGAAATATCTAGCATATTATCTTTAATGTTCGCTTATGCGCGATTACAATCTGATCTTGATACACGCGATACTGACGCCCAATCCCTTGTCGATAAAGTATCACAATTACATGTAAAGGTAAGCGCAGCGAAATCATTCTTCTCCCCATTCTTACTTAGCGTAGAAGAAAACACTTTACACTCTTACATAGAAGAAACGGAAGGGTTACTATACTATAAAGAAGACTTATTTGAATTATACCGTTATAAAAAACACGTATTGAATACGGATCAAGAAGAAATTTTATCCCAAATGGGTGAAGCACTTTCCTCTCCGCAACATACATTTGGTATGCTAAATAATGCAGATATATCATTTGGTGAAGTGACGAATGATGATGGAAAGAAAGTGAACTTAACACGTGGAATGTATTCGAAGTTAATAGAAGATGAGAATCGTGAGAAACGTAAAGAAGCTTATAAGGCATATTACAAACCGTATGTTCAGTTAAAGAACTCAATCGCTTCTACATTATCTTCTGCTATTAAAAATAATGTTACTGTTTCAAAGCTAAGAAAATATCCATCAGCTTTAGAGAAATCATTATTTGGCGATATGGTTCCGAAAGAGGTATATGAAAACCTAATTGATACAACGAAAAAAAACATTCAAACATTACATACATACAATGAAATTCGTAAAGAAAAATTAAATGTAGACGAACTAAGACAATACGACTTAAGCGTCGATTTAGTACAAGGTGTAAAACAAGACATTCCATATGACGAAGCGTTTGATACTATGATTGCATCACTTGCTCCTTTAGGAGAAAAGTATATTGAAACATTAAAAGGTTTTAAAGATAAACGATATATAGATGTGAGAGAAACACCTGGAAAACGTTCGGGTGCTTATAACTTTGGGGTATATGGCGTTCACCCATTCATTCTTTTAAATCATCACGATGATCTAAATAGCCTTTTCACACTTACTCATGAGTGTGGTCACGGTATGCATACGCATTATTCACACGGATACCAACCAAGAATTTCTGCACACTATTCCATTTTTGTTGCAGAAGTCGCCTCTACAGTAAATGAAGTGTTATTAATTCACTACTTATTAAAAGAAGCGAAAGAAACGAACGTACGTAATCATTTAATTAACTACTTTATCGATAGCTTTAAAGGTACTTTCTTTACACAAATCATGTTTGCAGAATTTGAAAAAATCACACATGAAATGGCCGAACAAGGTAAACCATTAAACGCCCAAGTCTTTAGCGAAATTTATGAAAAGCTATTTAGAGAATATAACGGTGATTCACTTGTATTTGATGAAGAAGTAAAATATGGATGGTCTAGAATCCCTCATTTCTATCGTCCATTTTACGTGTACAAATACGCAACTGGATTCGCCTCTGCCATTCAAATTGCCGATAAATTATTAAGCGGTGATCCAAATGCACAAAAAAACTATATCGAATTCCTTAAAGGCGGAAGTTCTGACTATCCATTAAACCTACTGAAAAAAGCTGGTGTTGATTTAACTACGCCAGAACCGATTGAAAGTGCATTAAATCGCTTTACTCAACTTGTTGAAGAGTTTTCAGCATTATAA